A window of the Corynebacterium minutissimum genome harbors these coding sequences:
- the aceE gene encoding pyruvate dehydrogenase (acetyl-transferring), homodimeric type codes for MADLDAKNGDSNFPIVRDGVAAYLHDNDPEETREWMESLDGLLDSSDPERARYLMLRLLERATAKRVPLPSLTSTDFVNTIPTSLEPEFPGDEELEKRYRRWIRWNAAIMVHRAQRPGIGVGGHISTYAGAAPLYEVGLNHFFKGKDDPSGGDQIFFQGHASPGVYARAFMEGRLTEEDMDSFRQEHSRGEDKGLPSYPHPRLMPDFWEFPTVSMGLGPINAIYQARFNKYLETRGIKDTSKQHVWAFLGDGEMDEPESRGLLQMASLYELDNLTFVVNCNLQRLDGPVRGNTQIIQELESFFRGAGWSVIKVVWGRGWDKLLDADKEGALVNIMNTTSDGDYQTFKANDGAYVREHFFGRDERTLKLVEDMTDDEIWALRRGGHDYRKIYAAYDKALSYAGTGRPTVILAHTIKGYGLGHNFEGRNATHQMKKLTLEDLKLFRDKQGIPITDEQLEADPYLPPYYHPGPETPEIKYMLERRKELGGFLPERRENFTPLTTPDLSKLRSVRKGSGKQDVATTMALVRTFKELMRDKELGKRVVPIIPDEARTFGMDSWFPTLKIWNPRGQNYVPVDHDLMLSYREATDGQILHEGISEAGAAASFTAAATSYATQGEAMIPLYIFYSMFGFQRTGDAFWAAADQLGRGFIIGATAGRTTLTGEGLQHMDGHSPILASTNPAVEVYDPAFGYEIAHLVPRGIERMYGEDHEPVMYYLTVYNEPVKQPAEPENLDVEGLHKGIYHYNTAESGSIPANILASGVGMYEALRAQEILAEQFDVKAALFSVTSWVNLARDGAARNQEALRKGEAPTEAFATTQLKGFEGPFIGVSDFATDLQEQIRPYVPGEYIVLGTDGFGFSDTREGARRFFNNDAESIVVAVLEGLAREGKVERSVVQQAARDLKLDDPTATTSRSSDED; via the coding sequence ATGGCCGACTTGGACGCCAAAAACGGCGACTCCAACTTCCCCATCGTTCGCGATGGCGTAGCCGCGTACCTGCACGATAACGACCCGGAAGAGACCCGTGAGTGGATGGAATCCCTCGACGGTCTGTTGGATTCTTCCGATCCGGAACGCGCCCGCTACCTCATGCTGCGCCTGCTTGAGCGCGCCACGGCAAAACGCGTACCGCTGCCGTCCCTGACGTCCACAGACTTTGTGAACACCATCCCCACCTCTCTCGAGCCGGAGTTCCCGGGCGATGAGGAGTTGGAGAAGCGCTACCGCCGCTGGATCCGCTGGAACGCAGCCATCATGGTGCACCGCGCACAGCGCCCAGGCATTGGCGTGGGCGGCCACATCTCCACCTACGCTGGCGCTGCCCCGCTCTACGAAGTGGGCCTGAACCACTTCTTCAAGGGCAAGGACGATCCGTCCGGCGGTGACCAGATCTTCTTCCAGGGTCACGCTTCCCCGGGTGTATATGCCCGCGCCTTCATGGAAGGTCGCCTAACCGAGGAAGATATGGACAGCTTCCGCCAGGAGCACTCCCGTGGCGAAGACAAGGGTCTGCCCTCCTACCCACACCCGCGCCTTATGCCGGATTTCTGGGAGTTCCCGACTGTATCTATGGGTCTCGGCCCGATTAACGCTATCTACCAGGCTCGCTTCAACAAGTACCTGGAGACCCGCGGCATCAAGGACACCTCGAAGCAGCACGTCTGGGCCTTCCTGGGTGACGGCGAGATGGATGAGCCGGAGTCCCGCGGTCTGCTACAGATGGCGTCCCTCTACGAGTTAGACAACCTCACCTTCGTGGTGAACTGTAATCTGCAGCGCCTCGATGGCCCTGTGCGCGGTAATACCCAGATCATCCAGGAGCTGGAGTCCTTCTTCCGCGGCGCTGGCTGGTCCGTCATCAAGGTCGTGTGGGGCCGTGGCTGGGACAAGCTTCTCGACGCCGACAAGGAAGGCGCCCTGGTCAACATCATGAACACCACGTCGGATGGTGACTACCAGACCTTCAAGGCCAACGACGGCGCCTACGTGCGCGAGCACTTCTTCGGCCGCGATGAGCGCACGCTCAAGCTGGTCGAGGACATGACTGACGATGAGATTTGGGCACTGCGCCGCGGTGGTCACGACTACCGCAAGATCTACGCCGCGTATGACAAGGCTCTGAGTTACGCCGGCACCGGCCGCCCGACCGTTATTCTGGCCCACACCATTAAGGGCTACGGCCTGGGCCACAACTTCGAGGGCCGCAACGCTACCCACCAGATGAAGAAGCTGACCCTGGAGGACCTCAAGCTCTTCCGCGATAAGCAGGGTATCCCGATTACGGACGAACAGCTGGAGGCAGATCCGTACCTGCCGCCGTACTACCACCCGGGTCCGGAGACTCCGGAAATCAAGTACATGCTGGAGCGTCGTAAAGAGCTCGGCGGCTTCCTTCCGGAGCGCCGTGAGAACTTCACTCCGCTGACTACCCCGGATTTGTCTAAGCTGCGTTCGGTGCGCAAGGGTTCTGGCAAGCAGGATGTGGCTACCACCATGGCGCTGGTCCGTACCTTCAAGGAGCTCATGCGCGATAAGGAACTGGGCAAGCGCGTGGTGCCGATCATCCCGGATGAGGCCCGTACCTTCGGTATGGACTCCTGGTTCCCGACGTTGAAGATCTGGAACCCGCGCGGCCAGAACTACGTGCCGGTGGACCACGACCTCATGCTCTCCTACCGTGAGGCCACGGATGGCCAGATCCTCCACGAGGGTATTTCTGAGGCCGGCGCTGCCGCCTCCTTTACTGCGGCAGCAACGTCCTACGCCACGCAGGGCGAGGCCATGATTCCGCTGTACATCTTCTACTCGATGTTCGGCTTCCAGCGCACTGGCGATGCCTTCTGGGCCGCCGCCGACCAGCTGGGCCGCGGCTTCATCATCGGTGCTACCGCCGGCCGCACCACCCTGACCGGTGAGGGCCTGCAGCACATGGATGGCCACTCCCCTATTTTGGCGTCGACCAACCCGGCCGTCGAGGTCTACGATCCTGCCTTCGGTTACGAGATTGCTCACCTCGTTCCGCGCGGTATTGAGCGCATGTACGGCGAGGACCACGAGCCTGTCATGTACTACCTCACCGTGTACAACGAGCCGGTGAAGCAGCCGGCTGAGCCGGAGAACCTCGACGTTGAAGGCCTGCACAAGGGTATCTACCATTACAACACCGCTGAGTCAGGCTCCATCCCGGCCAACATCCTGGCTTCCGGTGTCGGTATGTATGAGGCACTGCGTGCCCAGGAGATTCTGGCTGAGCAGTTCGACGTCAAGGCGGCTCTGTTCTCCGTCACCTCCTGGGTCAACCTGGCCCGCGATGGTGCTGCCCGCAACCAGGAGGCCCTGCGCAAGGGTGAAGCCCCGACCGAGGCCTTCGCCACCACTCAGCTTAAGGGCTTCGAGGGACCGTTCATCGGTGTCTCCGACTTCGCCACGGACTTGCAGGAGCAGATTCGCCCCTACGTCCCGGGCGAGTACATCGTCTTGGGCACAGATGGCTTCGGCTTCTCCGATACGCGCGAAGGCGCTCGCCGCTTCTTCAACAACGATGCCGAGTCCATCGTCGTCGCTGTCCTCGAGGGCCTGGCTCGCGAGGGCAAGGTCGAGCGCAGTGTCGTGCAGCAGGCTGCTCGCGACCTGAAGCTCGATGACCCGACTGCCACTACCTCCAGGTCCTCCGATGAGGACTAA
- a CDS encoding HAD-IIA family hydrolase codes for MISYLSDMDGVLIKEGEMIPGADAFIQTLKDNDIEYMVLTNNSMSTPRDLSARLKNTGLDIPAERIWTSATATAAFLSNQAGLSTAYVVGESGLTTALHEAGWILNDTDADFVVLGETRTYSFEAITTAINLIRNGARFIATNPDVTGPAPQGVLPATGAVAALITAATNREPYYVGKPNPVMMRSALNNIGAHSENTVMIGDRMDTDVKSGLEAGMRSILVRSGISDDREIERYPFRPTRIINSVADLPERIFDPFED; via the coding sequence GTGATTTCTTATCTCTCTGACATGGACGGCGTCCTCATCAAGGAAGGTGAAATGATTCCCGGCGCGGACGCCTTCATCCAGACGCTGAAAGATAATGACATCGAGTACATGGTGCTGACTAATAACTCGATGTCGACGCCGCGCGATCTCTCCGCACGCCTGAAGAACACCGGCCTGGATATCCCGGCGGAGCGCATCTGGACTTCGGCGACGGCTACCGCGGCGTTCCTGTCGAATCAGGCGGGGCTGTCCACTGCCTACGTCGTAGGCGAATCTGGCCTCACCACTGCCCTGCATGAGGCGGGCTGGATTCTCAATGACACTGACGCGGATTTCGTGGTCTTGGGTGAGACGCGCACCTATTCTTTTGAGGCCATCACCACGGCTATCAATCTCATTCGCAACGGTGCACGTTTCATCGCCACCAATCCGGATGTCACCGGTCCGGCACCCCAGGGCGTACTGCCGGCTACCGGAGCGGTGGCCGCGCTCATTACTGCGGCAACGAACCGCGAGCCCTACTACGTGGGCAAGCCGAACCCGGTCATGATGCGCAGTGCGCTGAACAACATCGGCGCACACTCGGAGAACACAGTCATGATTGGTGACCGCATGGATACCGACGTCAAGTCTGGCTTGGAAGCCGGTATGCGCAGCATCCTCGTACGCTCTGGAATCAGTGATGACCGTGAGATTGAACGCTACCCCTTCCGCCCGACACGCATCATCAATTCCGTAGCAGATCTCCCTGAGCGCATCTTCGATCCTTTCGAGGATTAG
- a CDS encoding alpha/beta fold hydrolase — MVYRARSSAIARSWTRRVRPQMRRVEHTVYSQLHDLTTEPGLTQVSDHGFVDNDGVRVAWYEVGPSDAAVTAVFIHGYCLSAGSFYSQVEDVRANYPSVRCLLVDVRGHGLTTHVTPSECTVRGAADDVLAVIAERAASGPLVVLGHSMGGMIALNLLRRAPRQVAQRIDGMVLVSTSMQRFAAEGVARILETQFMKAVYRTCLRLPERANNARFEIAAVVAPAFAALLQGFPQMDKLQFHVSMLLDTPMSSYSGFFDDLVRHSEFGAAARLRDIPGEIVVGKQDIVTPHRQSEVIARHWPSANLTAIDGAGHMVILEEPSEVSKALGRVLDRVLASSR; from the coding sequence ATGGTTTATCGAGCACGCTCCTCCGCAATCGCCCGCAGCTGGACCCGCCGGGTCCGCCCACAAATGCGTCGCGTCGAGCATACTGTCTATTCGCAATTGCACGATCTCACCACGGAACCAGGGCTGACGCAGGTCAGTGACCACGGCTTCGTGGACAACGATGGCGTGCGCGTGGCCTGGTATGAAGTCGGGCCTTCCGATGCCGCGGTGACCGCTGTTTTTATTCACGGATACTGCTTGTCTGCGGGGAGCTTCTACTCCCAAGTCGAGGACGTCCGCGCGAATTACCCCTCGGTGCGCTGCTTGCTTGTCGACGTCCGCGGCCACGGTCTCACCACCCACGTCACCCCCTCCGAGTGCACGGTTCGGGGCGCAGCCGACGACGTGCTAGCCGTGATTGCTGAGCGTGCCGCTTCCGGACCTCTCGTCGTGCTGGGCCATTCCATGGGCGGGATGATTGCCCTCAATCTCCTTCGGCGCGCACCTCGACAGGTGGCCCAGCGCATTGACGGCATGGTGCTGGTGTCGACCTCCATGCAGCGCTTTGCCGCAGAGGGGGTTGCGCGAATCCTCGAAACACAGTTTATGAAAGCGGTGTACCGGACTTGCTTGCGGCTTCCAGAACGCGCAAACAACGCGCGCTTTGAGATAGCCGCCGTGGTGGCCCCAGCCTTTGCGGCGCTTTTGCAAGGCTTTCCCCAGATGGACAAGCTACAGTTCCACGTGTCCATGCTTCTCGATACCCCGATGTCGAGCTACTCTGGCTTCTTCGATGACCTCGTGAGGCACTCCGAATTCGGTGCCGCCGCTCGTCTGCGCGATATCCCGGGCGAAATTGTGGTGGGCAAGCAAGACATTGTCACCCCACACCGCCAATCTGAGGTCATTGCCCGCCACTGGCCTTCCGCCAACCTCACCGCTATCGATGGTGCTGGGCATATGGTCATCTTGGAAGAACCTAGCGAGGTCTCCAAAGCTTTGGGCCGGGTCCTCGACCGTGTGCTCGCTAGTTCCCGCTGA
- a CDS encoding acyl carrier protein gives MANDLSAQLAARFGSAPAENTDSAPAGDTYGELTRLITKVTGIEEGLERDALLEDLGVESLERIELAVRLEEACGVRLDEETMLSVTTVGDLADYLEEHS, from the coding sequence ATGGCTAACGACCTTTCCGCACAACTCGCAGCCCGCTTCGGCTCAGCACCGGCCGAGAACACCGATTCGGCACCTGCCGGCGACACGTACGGCGAACTCACTCGCCTCATCACGAAAGTCACGGGCATCGAGGAAGGCTTGGAGCGCGATGCCCTCTTGGAAGACCTTGGGGTGGAGTCACTGGAGCGCATTGAGCTGGCCGTTCGCCTCGAAGAGGCCTGTGGGGTGCGCCTTGATGAAGAAACCATGCTCTCCGTGACCACGGTGGGCGACCTTGCTGATTATCTGGAGGAACACTCGTGA